Proteins co-encoded in one Seriola aureovittata isolate HTS-2021-v1 ecotype China chromosome 1, ASM2101889v1, whole genome shotgun sequence genomic window:
- the LOC130169556 gene encoding up-regulator of cell proliferation-like has product MPQDLCPHNISKADTYTKKKSWCCWFLKVIFLFFLTVLLNFLSKLGLETFYPNKLTLRSLLEINKNSISDEPAQTVQDIPWCFLRKLFRINAECRHCNQLSTNYGESNENDFDMSSRESYTNKKINPLDLIVAVFLCADSFLQQQIALKMSMCQFPVPLLLPHGNRSQCTLMLWALRDIVKEWRPIHLAEERGFVEENIVQANTPLFSFVRLKNCSLSKSQVLNQVLSRGQQNHSIFIQREMEGGTIKRKIANGLVEVCWYLPCGRGNLDIFPEPIAFANLRGDINESITQFNFLFQESTATFVFLDKVEKDECRILTSFQDDVKSKLFLVVNCKEGTAREEGTAREDMMSVETMLGELDLPKASVKTKVSSENGAEFSQKICATIKKSLTDKTDRKNIENMLSRAVELGLSVDECRSENQNKVADEIFTGIERKSIRDYKKQELPLQGENWKRLSKLEKEECTLTKSGGKNPEEYKSQLQEEQKQIRMEQRKYKLTKGMETFIQYLSANDKEKRDFFLKWMKLKLDTCSRKKLSILRDKFKEQCKKKDKKLIKESDQALLDGSLGIEHYMREMGLIYEFSLQLQNTADQISRLPGVAAEMLLDGYPLELLDGDASNIPERWVTDVLTELHNKVGEKSRLLVLTVLGVQSSGKSTLLNTMFGVQFPVSSGRCTRGAFMLFLKVGEDLKSELNCDFIVLIDTEGLKSLDLAQLEDSYEHDNQLATFVIGLSDITIINIAMENSTEMKDVLQIATHAFLRMKQIGKKPVCHFVHQNVGAVAAHAKNMNERKHLLDQLNEMTQLAAEMEKQPGIKAFTDVLEYDIEKNNWNIPGLWHGTPPMAPVDTGYSEAVADFKKNLLETVKRDTRAEFSKIPEFLEWIRSLWKAVKYENFIFSFRNTLSAHAYNNLNKEFNQWEWEFRKEILSWQTEAELEIKNADNESQVETWKILVQTKKSEVYEKISDRQATMKKKLSDYYKMKDRHVNLIEKYKGDFINNIHSLANEIKHSVCTKLDCTLELKISTKKAQDIQRGYRGVIEERVMKLLRDCKESKLSDEQLTCEFEKMWVEATVNVSAQKEQDIAACVREQLRKNFSNLNVNEQLQNIGDLKKIGKDQFKTKIDHNTTLMEKLQNMWKGDLQSFADSVIESCTQFIDDKVKTNGDYHDSFTKELLEKIDTSLSQSNNRNKTTTQFEIDLKLHICGIASRKFLQMHRKFLSDNDPRTQLEKYKSQYLSDFLDLYKERDHCQRKATDFVQFCIKPAVEEYISRSLGVDIVDEILTSSHSAEYSSRSFFQYSILKELLQKEDFESFVKYIGNYETYVKDLIFQHILQKMSKDNTLCKLKNRNLQVILQKITKAIKRASKGVDGVLLPDNKESITELINNMRKYLIKDISISVEDTETTLFQIQSTCHKFINSLKISIKDLKYQLCEEFSNSENITETLNKLPVKPQDELFKQVFGCGRQCPFCRVPCEAGGKEHKQHHAAVHRPQGLGRYRNIDTQKLVATLCTTDVHSEGRFSNTHTHGEFHPYKDYTKYYPNWHIPPDNTIEASDYWKYVLVQYNDRFAQKYKAKPADVPEAWRKITKEQALNGLKDAFNIK; this is encoded by the exons ATGCCGCAGG ATTTGTGTCCCCACAACATTAGTAAGGCAGATacatacacaaagaaaaagtctTGGTGTTGTTGGTTTCTAAAAGTgatctttttgttctttttgacAGTCCTGTTGAACTTTCTTTCCAAACTTGGACTGGAAACATTTTATCCCAACAAGCTCACTCTTCGGTCTCTCTTGGAGatcaacaaaaacagcatatcTGATGAACCTGCTCAAACAGTACAGGACATCCCATGGTGTTTTCTCAGAAAACTGTTTAGAATCAATGCTGAATGCAGGCATTGTAACCAGTTATCAACCAATTATGGGGAAAGCAATGAAAATGACTTTGACATGTCCAGTAGAGAAAGttatacaaacaaaaagattaACCCTCTGGATCTCATAGTAGCAGTCTTCCTTTGTGCTGACAGCTTCTTGCAACAGCAAATAGCCCTCAAGATGTCAATGTGCCAGTTTCCTGTTCCACTGCTGTTGCCCCATGGTAATAGGAGTCAGTGTACTCTGATGCTGTGGGCTCTGAGAGACATCGTCAAAGAGTGGCGTCCAATTCATTTGGCTGAAGAAAGAGGGTTTGTTGAAGAAAACATTGTCCAAGCAAATACacctttattttcctttgtgaggctgaagaactgcagtttaTCCAAGTCCCAGGTCTTAAATCAGGTTCTCAGCCGTGGCCAACAGAATCACAGTATCTTCATACAAAGAGAAATGGAAGGAGgaacaattaaaagaaaaatagccAATGGATTGGTGGAGGTTTGCTGGTACCTTCCTTGTGGCAGAGGAAATCTTGACATTTTTCCAGAGCCAATTGCCTTTGCCAATCTGAGAGGAGACATAAATGAGTCAATCACACAATTCAACTTTCTTTTTCAAGAGTCAACAGCTACATTTGTGTTCCTGGACAAAGTTGAAAAAGATGAGTGCAGGATTCTGACATCTTTTCAAGATGATGTGAAATCCAAACTCTTCTTAGTAGTTAATTGCAAGGAAGGGACTGCTAGAGAGGAAGGGACTGCTAGAGAGGACATGATGTCCGTCGAGACAATGCTGGGTGAATTAGATTTACCAAAGGCCAGTGTTAAAACCAAGGTTTCAAGTGAAAATGGAGCAGAGTTCTCACAAAAAATTTGTGCAACTATCAAGAAATCCCTGACTGacaaaacagacaggaagaatATTGAAAATATGCTTAGCCGAGCTGTTGAACTTGGTCTGTCTGTGGATGAATGCAGAAGTGAAAACCAAAATAAGGTAGCTGATGAGATCTTCACAGGAATAGAGCGGAAAAGTATTCGAGACTACAAGAAACAAGAACTTCCTTTGCAGGGAGAGAACTGGAAAAGGCTATCAAAGTTAGAAAAGGAAGAGTGTACACTGACAAAATCTGGTGGGAAAAATCCTGAAGAGTATAAATCTCAGCTAcaggaagaacaaaaacaaatcaggatggagcaaagaaaatacaaactgaCCAAAGGAATGGAGACTTTTATTCAGTATCTATCTgcaaatgacaaagaaaaaagagatttttttctcaagtgGATGAAACTCAAGCTTGATACATGTTCACGGAAAAAACTGTCTATTCTGCGTGATAAATTCAAAGAGCAATGCaagaagaaagataaaaaactCATTAAAGAGTCAGACCAAGCTTTGCTGGATGGCTCATTAGGAATAGAGCATTACATGAGAGAGATGGGACTGATCTATGAGTTTTCCTTGCAGTTGCAAAACACTGCAGATCAAATATCTCGTCTCCCTGGTGTGGCTGCTGAAATGTTGTTGGATGGATATCCTTTAGAGCTTTTGGATGGAGATGCTTCCAACATCCCAGAGAGGTGGGTGACAGATGTGCTGACTGAGCTTCACAACAAGGTTGGAGAGAAGAGCAGACTGTTGGTACTGACTGTGTTGGGTGTTCAAAGTAGCGGAAAGTCAACACTCCTCAACACAATGTTTGGTGTGCAGTTTCCTGTCAGCAGCGGCAGATGCACAAGAGGAGCTTTCATGCTCTTCCTCAAAGTTGGAGAGGATTTGAAAAGTGAGTTAAATTGTGACTTTATTGTCCTCATTGACACAGAGGGTCTTAAGTCCCTTGATTTAGCACAATTAGAGGACAGTTATGAGCATGACAACCAGCTGGCAACATTTGTCATTGGCTTGAGTGATATCACAATTATCAACATTGCAATGGAAAACTCGACCGAGATGAAGGATGTCCTGCAAATTGCAACTCATGCATTCTTGAGAATGAAGCAAATTGGTAAAAAGccagtttgtcattttgttcaCCAGAATGTTGGTGCAGTTGCAGCTCATGCCAAGAAcatgaatgagagaaaacatcTTTTGGACCAACTCAATGAAATGACTCAACTTGCAGCTGAAATGGAAAAGCAGCCTGGTATTAAAGCATTCACAGATGTGCTGGAATATGACATAGAAAAGAACAACTGGAACATCCCAGGACTCTGGCATGGAACCCCACCAATGGCACCAGTGGACACAGGGTATAGTGAAGCTGTGGCAGATTTCAAGAAAAATCTTTTGGAGACAGTGAAACGTGACACAAGAGCTGAATTCTCAAAGATCCCAGAGTTTCTAGAATGGATCAGGAGTCTCTGGAAAGCAGTGAAATATGAGAACTTCATTTTTAGCTTCAGAAACACTCTTTCAGCTCATGCCTATAATAACTTGAACAAAGAGTTCAATCAGTGGGAATGGGAGTTCAGAAAAGAAATTCTCTCCTGGCAGACAGAAGCAGAGTTAGAAATCAAAAATGCTGACAATGAATCTCAGGTAGAAACCTGGAAAATACTggttcaaacaaaaaaatcagaggTGTATGAGAAAATATCAGACCGACAAGCAACAATGAAGAAGAAACTCTCTGACTACtacaaaatgaaagacagacaCGTAAATCTGATAGAGAAATACAAGGGTGACTTTATCAATAATATTCACAGCCTtgcaaatgaaattaaacactCTGTGTGTACTAAACTGGACTGCACCCTTGAACTAAAAATAAGTACAAAAAAGGCTCAAGACATTCAGAGAGGATACAGAGGTGTGATTGAAGAACGAGTCATGAAGCTTCTGCGTGACTGCAAAGAGTCCAAACTGTCTGATGAACAGCTGACATGTGAGTTTGAAAAGATGTGGGTTGAAGCCACCGTAAATGTGTCTGCTCAGAAGGAGCAAGATATTGCAGCATGTGTCCGGGAGCAGTTGAGAAAAAATTTCTCAAACCTGAATGTCAATGAGCAATTGCAGAATATTGGAGACCTAAAGAAAATCGGGAAGGAtcaatttaaaaccaaaatagaCCATAATACCACCTTAATGGAGAAGCTTCAAAATATGTGGAAAGGAGATTTGCAGAGCTTTGCCGACAGTGTCATTGAGTCTTGCACACAGTTTATAGATGATAAAGTAAAGACAAATGGAGATTATCATGACTCTTTCACAAAGGAGCTTCTAGAAAAAATTGATACATCTCTAAGTCAAAGTAACAACCGTAACAAAACAACTACACAGTTTGAGATCGACCTGAAACTTCACATCTGTGGCATTGCCTCAAGGAAGTTTCTTCAAATGCACAGGAAATTCTTGTCAGACAATGACCCTCGAACTCAGCTGGAGAAGTACAAGAGTCAGTACCTGTCAGATTTTCTCGATTTATATAAAGAGAGAGATCACTGCCAGCGAAAAGCTACTGATTTTGTCCAGTTTTGTATCAAGCCTGCTGTGGAAGAGTACATCAGTAGGTCTCTAGGAGTAGATATTGTGGATGAAATTTTAACAAGTAGTCATTCAGCAGAGTACAGCTCACGTTCATTTTTCCAGTACAGCATTCTGAAAGAGTTGCTGCAAAAGGAAGACTTTGAGAGTTTTGTCAAGTACATTGGTAACTATGAAACATATGTTAAGGATTTGATATTTCAACACAttctgcaaaaaatgtcaaaggaCAACACTTTGTGCAAACTGAAGAACAGGAATCTGCAGGTTATACTccagaaaataacaaaagcaataaaacgGGCCTCAAAAGGAGTAGATGGTGTTCTGCTGCCAGATAACAAGGAAAGCATCACTGAACTCATCAACAACATGCGCAAATATTTGATTAAAGACATCTCAATTTCAGTAGAGGATACTGAAACCACCCTGTTTCAAATCCAAAGCACATGTCATAAATTTATCAACAGCCTCAAGATCTCAATAAAGGACTTAAAATACCAGCTTTGTGAGGAATTCTCAAATTCTGAAAACATCACTGAGACTCTGAACAAGCTTCCTGTCAAACCACAGGATGAGCTTTTCAAGCAGGTGTTTGGTTGTGGACGCCAGTGTCCATTTTGTAGAGTTCCCTGTGAGGCTGGAGGCAAAGAACACAAGCAACATCATGCAGCTGTGCATCGGCCTCAAGGTCTTGGTAGGTATAGGAATATAGACACTCAGAAGCTTGTTGCGACACTGTGTACAACTGATGTGCACAGTGAAGGTAGattcagtaacacacacacccatgggGAGTTTCATCCTTACAAGGACTACACCAAATACTACCCAAACTGGCACATTCCTCCAGACAACACCATAGAGGCATCTGACTACTGGAAGTATGTCCTGGTGCAATACAATGACAGATTTGCTCAAAAATATAAAGCCAAGCCAGCTGATGTTCCAGAGGCCTGGAGGAAAATCACAAAGGAACAAGCACTGAACGGTTTGAAAGATGCCTTCAACATAAAGTGA